One stretch of Rosistilla oblonga DNA includes these proteins:
- a CDS encoding 2Fe-2S iron-sulfur cluster-binding protein, whose translation MPSIRYANRTFSCDAGDNLRKVLLRSKAPVYNGIARIVNCRGNGICGMCTVRLRGSVSWPSTYETALLRLIPGADTLGLRLACLCTVHGDVAVEKFGGTWGTDCGNQRHFGRKATSGDLPNQQH comes from the coding sequence GTGCCCTCCATCCGATATGCCAATCGGACGTTTTCATGCGATGCAGGCGACAACCTACGCAAAGTACTGCTTCGCTCGAAGGCCCCGGTTTACAATGGCATCGCGCGAATTGTAAATTGCCGTGGCAATGGCATCTGCGGCATGTGCACAGTTCGGCTGCGAGGCAGCGTCTCGTGGCCCTCCACCTATGAGACTGCACTCCTGCGACTGATCCCTGGAGCCGATACGCTTGGCTTGCGTCTCGCTTGTCTTTGCACCGTTCATGGCGATGTGGCGGTCGAAAAATTCGGCGGAACCTGGGGAACCGATTGCGGCAACCAACGCCATTTTGGCCGCAAAGCGACATCGGGCGATCTCCCGAACCAGCAGCACTAA
- a CDS encoding dihydroorotase, which translates to MKTLIKNATVVFPDQIGKVSVLIDDGRIVVDPSPATVADETIDASGLHLLPGAIDDQVHFRQPGLEHKEDLAHASRACAAGGVTTFLEMPNTNPTTTTRERLREKNALGATHSAVNYGFYMGATTSNLDELKPSGETPGIKIFIGSSTGNMLVDEQAVLEQIFAETEMPICAHCEDETTVRANAERYAGSDDITNHSRIRSPEAAYIATRRAVDLSVRHQHRFHVLHVSTAAELELITPARPYVTAEVCPHHLFFNVDDYARLGSLIQMNPSIKSADDNRQLWQALLDGEIQVIATDHAPHTLAEKQQPYPKSPSGLPAVENSLPLLLNQVAQGKCDLQQLVHWMCDAPARVWGIVGKGRIADGYDADLVLVDLEQQKTIRNEEQQTKCRWSPWDGETLTGWPVTTWVGGRRVFDRGRFDASIRGTLPLFDHQRGGYWATEQGVGLA; encoded by the coding sequence ATGAAAACCCTGATCAAAAACGCAACGGTCGTATTCCCCGATCAAATCGGCAAGGTATCGGTGCTGATCGACGACGGTCGAATCGTGGTCGATCCCAGTCCCGCCACGGTCGCCGATGAAACGATCGACGCCAGCGGACTGCATCTGCTGCCCGGAGCGATCGACGATCAGGTTCACTTCCGCCAGCCCGGCCTGGAACATAAAGAAGACCTCGCCCACGCCAGCCGCGCTTGCGCCGCCGGCGGCGTGACCACGTTCCTCGAGATGCCCAACACGAATCCGACGACGACGACGCGCGAGCGGTTGCGCGAAAAGAACGCTCTCGGCGCCACCCACTCCGCCGTCAACTACGGCTTCTACATGGGGGCCACGACCAGCAATCTCGACGAATTGAAACCCAGCGGCGAGACGCCGGGTATCAAGATCTTCATCGGCAGCAGCACCGGCAACATGCTGGTCGATGAACAGGCGGTGTTGGAACAGATCTTTGCCGAAACCGAGATGCCGATCTGCGCCCACTGCGAGGATGAGACGACGGTCCGCGCGAATGCCGAGCGATACGCCGGCAGCGACGACATCACGAACCATTCGCGGATTCGGTCTCCTGAAGCGGCTTACATCGCCACGCGCCGCGCTGTCGATCTGTCGGTCCGGCATCAGCACCGCTTTCATGTCCTGCATGTTTCGACAGCTGCGGAATTGGAACTGATCACTCCGGCACGACCTTATGTTACGGCAGAGGTTTGTCCGCATCACCTGTTCTTCAACGTCGACGATTACGCCCGGCTCGGTTCGCTGATTCAAATGAACCCGTCGATCAAATCGGCCGACGACAATCGCCAACTGTGGCAGGCGCTATTGGACGGCGAGATCCAAGTCATCGCGACCGACCACGCGCCTCATACGCTCGCCGAAAAACAACAGCCTTATCCGAAGAGTCCCTCCGGTCTTCCAGCGGTCGAAAACAGCCTCCCCCTTCTGCTGAACCAAGTCGCTCAAGGGAAGTGCGATCTGCAGCAGCTGGTCCATTGGATGTGTGATGCCCCGGCTCGCGTTTGGGGAATCGTCGGCAAGGGGCGGATCGCCGATGGCTATGATGCCGATCTGGTGTTGGTTGATCTGGAACAACAGAAAACGATCCGCAATGAAGAACAGCAAACGAAGTGTCGTTGGTCCCCATGGGACGGCGAGACCTTAACCGGCTGGCCTGTGACGACCTGGGTCGGCGGTCGCCGAGTCTTTGATCGCGGCCGCTTCGATGCGTCGATTCGCGGAACGCTGCCGCTGTTCGATCACCAACGCGGCGGATACTGGGCGACCGAGCAGGGCGTGGGGCTGGCGTAA
- a CDS encoding GMC family oxidoreductase, whose amino-acid sequence MNSRSTFDYIIVGAGSAGCVLAARLAADASARVLLIEAGGDHRKRPDVQRPAEYLRLQETSLNWNYTTTAAAGLSGRKMICPRGRMLGGSSGINAMIYHEGEPDDFASWQQAAGDRWNGSAIENTMQRLRAELEATGSVESPTEISPGCRAFLDAANSACAENQLHGTAEIYNRTTHRGARQTAMQAFLGDSPPANLTIRSDTTVQRIQIQDQQATGVIVGDGADGEAITASRAVILAAGAIVSPQLLMLSGVGPRQQLSEHGITTQVDSPAVGERLVDHLAFPVIFANRDTAGFPSRWSMRDLARWNHLQRGPIGSNLAEVGGFFDLPSDSALPAPLRHRAIQFHVTPTHYLRYPADDSPPAITLAVTGSQPLSRGRVTLRSSQIGDSPNIDPGYLTAAEDLQVIVEGVAMARQIARQSPLANRIDRELLPGEKRSTPEQLERSIRKFSMTMYHPAGSCSMGTNPASSVVDPQLQVHGVENLYIADASVFPTLPRANPQATVMMVAWRAAESIAKRSAS is encoded by the coding sequence ATGAATTCTCGCTCCACTTTCGATTACATCATCGTTGGAGCGGGAAGTGCCGGATGCGTCCTGGCAGCTCGATTAGCAGCGGACGCTTCCGCTCGTGTTCTATTGATCGAAGCGGGCGGCGATCACCGCAAACGCCCCGATGTGCAAAGGCCCGCCGAATATTTGCGGCTGCAAGAAACGTCGTTGAATTGGAACTATACGACCACCGCGGCAGCGGGACTTTCTGGCCGTAAGATGATCTGCCCACGCGGACGGATGCTGGGCGGTTCCAGCGGCATCAATGCGATGATCTATCACGAGGGCGAGCCCGACGATTTCGCTAGCTGGCAGCAAGCCGCAGGCGATCGATGGAACGGCTCGGCGATCGAAAACACGATGCAGCGCCTGCGTGCGGAACTGGAAGCCACAGGCTCGGTCGAATCCCCCACCGAGATCAGCCCCGGCTGCCGAGCATTCCTCGACGCGGCAAATTCAGCTTGTGCGGAGAACCAGCTCCACGGCACGGCTGAAATCTACAACCGCACGACTCACCGGGGCGCACGCCAAACCGCGATGCAGGCCTTTCTTGGCGACAGCCCGCCAGCCAACTTGACGATCCGCAGCGACACGACGGTCCAACGGATACAGATCCAAGACCAGCAAGCAACGGGAGTGATCGTTGGCGACGGGGCTGATGGCGAAGCGATCACCGCATCGCGCGCAGTGATCCTAGCGGCTGGAGCGATCGTGTCGCCGCAGTTGTTGATGCTTTCGGGCGTTGGACCGCGACAGCAGTTGTCAGAACACGGGATCACGACGCAAGTCGATTCGCCCGCAGTGGGAGAACGGTTAGTCGACCACTTGGCGTTTCCCGTCATCTTTGCAAACAGGGATACCGCCGGGTTCCCAAGCCGCTGGTCGATGCGCGACCTGGCGCGTTGGAACCACCTGCAACGCGGGCCGATCGGATCCAACCTTGCCGAAGTCGGTGGCTTCTTCGATCTGCCGTCCGACAGCGCACTTCCCGCTCCCCTTCGCCATCGGGCGATCCAGTTCCATGTCACGCCGACCCACTATCTCCGATATCCAGCCGACGATTCGCCACCGGCGATCACGTTAGCGGTGACCGGATCGCAGCCACTGAGTCGAGGCCGCGTAACGTTGCGTTCTTCTCAGATCGGTGACTCGCCGAACATCGATCCCGGATATCTGACGGCAGCGGAGGACCTGCAGGTCATCGTCGAAGGGGTGGCCATGGCGCGACAAATCGCCCGCCAATCTCCCTTGGCAAATCGGATCGATCGCGAGCTGCTGCCGGGAGAAAAACGGAGCACTCCAGAACAACTGGAGCGGTCGATTCGAAAGTTTTCGATGACGATGTACCATCCCGCAGGCAGTTGTTCGATGGGGACCAACCCTGCCAGCAGCGTCGTCGATCCGCAGTTGCAAGTCCACGGAGTCGAGAATCTTTACATTGCCGACGCCTCCGTTTTCCCAACCCTTCCCCGTGCGAACCCGCAGGCAACGGTGATGATGGTCGCCTGGCGAGCTGCAGAGTCGATCGCCAAACGCAGCGCATCGTGA
- a CDS encoding aldo/keto reductase — MQRRPIGRSGLVVSEICMGTMTFGSQCDEPTSFAIMDRAFEAGIDFFDAAELYPVPPKAETVGVTEEIVGRWMKTKPRDQVLIASKITGPGHGWFRPPVRGGVTAIDRHQIIRCCDQSLQRLGTDYIDLYQTHWPDHNMRYEETLGALTELKQAGKIRAIGCSNETSWGVMKSLWQAEKHGTMRYDTVQNNFSLINRRCESELAQVCRQESVGLLPYSPLGGGVLTGKYNDQNPIGGRFTEYLENGEPRQQRMARRFVNERTIETTRRLKVIADEIGVSLATLAVAWSKQHDFVASTIIGATSVDQLNESLPAADLVLDAQTMERIDAIDAEIPNPMTEDGLRRL, encoded by the coding sequence ATGCAGCGACGCCCAATAGGACGCAGTGGTTTGGTCGTGTCCGAGATTTGCATGGGAACGATGACCTTTGGTTCGCAATGCGATGAACCGACATCGTTTGCGATCATGGATCGCGCATTCGAAGCGGGGATCGATTTCTTCGACGCCGCCGAACTGTACCCCGTGCCTCCCAAAGCCGAGACCGTTGGCGTGACCGAAGAGATCGTCGGGCGATGGATGAAGACGAAGCCTCGCGACCAAGTCCTGATCGCCTCAAAAATCACGGGTCCCGGTCACGGTTGGTTCCGCCCGCCGGTTCGGGGCGGCGTCACGGCGATCGATCGCCATCAAATCATCCGATGCTGCGATCAGAGCCTGCAGAGACTGGGGACCGACTACATCGATCTCTACCAAACCCACTGGCCCGATCACAACATGCGTTACGAAGAGACGCTCGGCGCGCTGACCGAACTGAAACAAGCGGGCAAAATTCGCGCGATCGGATGCAGCAACGAAACCTCTTGGGGCGTGATGAAGAGTCTGTGGCAAGCGGAAAAGCATGGCACGATGCGATACGACACCGTGCAGAACAACTTCAGCCTGATCAACCGGCGCTGCGAGAGCGAATTGGCTCAGGTTTGTCGGCAGGAGAGCGTCGGTTTGCTGCCCTATTCACCACTGGGCGGCGGCGTGTTGACTGGTAAATACAACGACCAGAACCCAATCGGCGGCCGCTTTACCGAGTACCTGGAGAATGGGGAACCGCGGCAACAGCGGATGGCTCGCCGTTTTGTCAACGAGCGGACGATCGAAACGACGCGTCGCTTGAAAGTGATCGCCGACGAGATCGGTGTTTCGCTGGCAACGCTAGCGGTCGCTTGGAGCAAGCAGCACGACTTCGTCGCTTCGACTATCATCGGCGCAACCTCGGTGGACCAGTTGAACGAATCGTTACCCGCGGCCGACCTGGTGCTCGACGCACAGACAATGGAGCGGATCGATGCGATCGACGCGGAGATTCCCAATCCGATGACCGAGGACGGCTTGCGTCGCTTGTAA
- a CDS encoding IS256 family transposase, protein MNQTKTDRTDVPVDNQIDPEVVSFRAQFDQRSPLDEIVREGARRMLQSAIDAEVEAFIGMHSSRTDERGRRLVVKNGSLPERDILTGAGSIPITQGRVRDNDPDRNRRVTFSPSVLPSYLRKTKAIEELIPWLYLKGISTGDFAEALQSLVGARAAGLSPNVVCRLKEQWCSEYDDWSKRDLSDKQYVYVWADGIHAKVRLEDDANKKQCLLVLMGATPDGKKELIAVLDGYRESEQSWSELLIDLKQRGLKMAPKIAIGDGALGFWAAIRKVFPETREQRCWVHKTANVLNKMPKSVQPKAKGDLHEIWQAETKDDANKAFDHFLEKYGAKYAPACACLKKDRDVLLAFYDFPAEHWSHLRTTNPIESTFATIRLRHRKTKGSGTRRASLAMMFKLAQSASKKWRRLNCHEKITLVTEGRSFKDGIMQDEIAA, encoded by the coding sequence ATGAATCAGACTAAAACAGATCGAACCGACGTGCCAGTGGACAACCAGATCGATCCCGAAGTGGTTTCCTTCCGGGCTCAGTTCGACCAGCGAAGTCCACTCGACGAAATTGTCCGCGAAGGAGCCAGGCGAATGCTGCAATCTGCGATCGACGCTGAAGTCGAAGCGTTCATCGGCATGCATTCCAGTCGAACCGACGAGCGAGGCAGACGACTCGTCGTCAAAAACGGAAGCTTGCCGGAGCGGGACATCCTCACCGGTGCTGGATCCATTCCCATCACCCAGGGGCGAGTTCGTGACAATGACCCCGATCGCAACCGACGGGTCACGTTTTCGCCCAGCGTGTTGCCAAGCTACCTGCGAAAGACCAAGGCCATCGAAGAATTGATTCCTTGGCTGTACCTCAAAGGGATCTCGACCGGTGATTTCGCGGAAGCCCTTCAGTCGCTTGTGGGCGCGCGTGCCGCAGGGCTGAGTCCCAACGTCGTCTGTCGGCTCAAGGAACAGTGGTGTAGCGAGTACGACGATTGGAGCAAGCGTGATTTATCCGACAAGCAATACGTTTACGTCTGGGCTGATGGAATTCACGCGAAGGTCCGTCTGGAAGACGATGCCAACAAAAAGCAGTGCTTGCTGGTGCTAATGGGAGCAACGCCCGATGGCAAAAAGGAACTGATCGCCGTCCTCGATGGCTACCGTGAAAGCGAACAAAGCTGGAGTGAACTGCTCATCGATCTCAAGCAACGAGGCCTGAAGATGGCTCCGAAGATCGCCATCGGTGACGGTGCGTTAGGCTTCTGGGCGGCGATTCGGAAAGTGTTTCCCGAGACCCGCGAACAGCGCTGTTGGGTCCATAAGACGGCCAACGTTTTGAACAAGATGCCCAAGAGCGTGCAGCCCAAGGCGAAGGGAGACCTGCACGAAATCTGGCAAGCCGAGACGAAGGACGACGCGAACAAAGCGTTCGATCACTTCCTTGAAAAATACGGTGCGAAATACGCTCCTGCATGCGCGTGCTTAAAGAAGGACCGTGACGTGCTGCTGGCATTCTACGATTTCCCGGCGGAGCACTGGAGTCACCTCCGAACGACCAACCCGATCGAGTCCACGTTCGCGACGATCCGGCTTCGCCATCGAAAGACCAAAGGAAGTGGAACCCGGCGAGCAAGCTTGGCGATGATGTTCAAGCTCGCCCAATCAGCATCCAAGAAATGGAGACGCCTGAACTGCCACGAAAAGATCACTCTCGTCACCGAAGGGCGTTCCTTCAAAGACGGAATCATGCAGGATGAGATCGCCGCTTAA
- a CDS encoding carboxypeptidase-like regulatory domain-containing protein → MKIRQILHASLLIWICAGLVTPRATIGNESPAITRHAKPIPIAKRIQDVALHGDGELQGAVVDSNGHPIEDAPVVIGQFGKPIAELRTDRQGRFVVSGLNAGIYQVVSHGGAQHCRVWPTGTAPASAKQGVIHVTEPEVARGAGNSSLYSMYSHPLFAFGVAAASVAIPIAVEDDDAS, encoded by the coding sequence ATGAAAATTCGACAAATTTTGCATGCATCTTTGCTGATCTGGATCTGTGCCGGACTCGTAACCCCACGAGCCACGATCGGCAACGAAAGTCCCGCGATCACTCGCCATGCAAAGCCGATCCCGATTGCAAAACGAATCCAGGACGTCGCCTTGCACGGCGACGGGGAACTGCAGGGAGCGGTCGTCGACAGCAACGGCCATCCAATCGAAGACGCTCCGGTCGTGATCGGACAGTTCGGCAAACCGATCGCTGAACTGCGAACCGACCGCCAGGGGCGATTCGTCGTCAGCGGCTTAAACGCCGGTATCTACCAAGTTGTCTCACACGGCGGTGCCCAGCACTGCCGCGTCTGGCCAACCGGAACCGCTCCAGCGTCGGCCAAGCAGGGCGTGATCCACGTCACCGAACCCGAGGTGGCTCGCGGCGCTGGCAACAGCAGCCTGTACAGCATGTACAGCCATCCGCTGTTCGCTTTTGGCGTCGCTGCGGCATCGGTTGCAATTCCGATCGCGGTCGAAGACGACGACGCCAGCTGA